The following coding sequences are from one Anas acuta chromosome 15, bAnaAcu1.1, whole genome shotgun sequence window:
- the SEPTIN12 gene encoding septin-12 isoform X1, whose product MARLSVKEHLDGILSDFEALKKSFEAEDTEDVDEVPGSPAASPLPSGAVESHRLLQPSPAPRMGSAPSPSHSPLLRSRLSASLAANRGPGGSGIARVASFQTRPGPGSDGESLRSSSSSLESPAPPRPPGAPPATSPGLKKVPSHGSVFPAEPERPLHVATGHGSLPALDLHIAEEPGVPPPASRPPLPWGARSPISQPRACCPSSPSSSSSPTEVAPGPPRTQLRVCLSASPRLARPPPRGPGDATLAAPVATDPGEGLSMLPAPQAAPFKLVSQPQTVQVSSQPTFLGGLVLMSGTPAAPRDGTGTGPLVGNSSSASSVGPQGPSEAADGCCTPGTPEHGSSLEPQESSMEAPAVLEELPPGAAPGKGAHELFGYVGIEAVLDQMRVKTMKTGFEFNIMVVGQSGLGKSTMVNTLFKSKVSRKASQPGQEERIPKTVQLQSVTHVIEEKGVKMKLTVTDTPGFGDQINNENCWDPIIKYINEQYERYLREEILITRKRKIPDTRVHGCVYFVPPTGHWLRPLDLEFMRRLSKIVNVVPVIAKADTLTLEERAEFKQRIQQDLKAHAISVYPQEDFDEDPDDRLLNNVIREKIPFAVVGADQEHQVNGRRVLGRKTKWGIIEGKGSQGGPGCQQGGLKGSSTPGCTPACSPRGVGLCPRSGGPHPTQDVPTARSVLPCSGEPDALRVPHAAGPAHSVPPAGSEGHHPQRALRELPRAAAEREQPGGAEPPQRAAGQGRGRQQPLSPGTPNPVAVPVPCPTSDCAAPCHLWVAGWGRTHAPRCHLPPSPDTSSGAGGHRAPPPPRPTLAQGCEQRGLPGCPRPQVTPQPRHRAPPGSPEACSALKVKPEPSASPIVILPPPPPAAVLSPGGCQGAGPLPAVTPPAQPGDGSGRTRTLSRLSGPGRARRERRQHPEVCGLHPAAPRCVTPGWGPQAPCLPPARGHFQGTLGC is encoded by the exons ATGGCCCGGCTCTCGGTCAAGGAGCACCTGGACGGGATCCTCTCCGACTTCGAAG CGCTCAAGAAGTCGTTTGAGGCAGAGGACACGGAGGATGTGGACGAGGTGCCCGGCTCCCCTGCTGCGTCCCCGCTGCCCTCGGGTGCCGTCGAGAGCCACCggttgctgcagcccagccccgcgccccgcaTGGGCAGCGCCCCCAGCCCGTCCCACAGCCCGCTGCTGCGGAGCCGGCTCAGCGCCAGCCTCGCCGCCAACCGGGGCCCCGGCGGCAGCGGCATCGCCCGCGTCGCCTCCTTCCAGACccgcccggggccgggcagcgaCGGCGAGAGCCTGCgcagctcctcctccagcctggagagccccgcgcccccccggccgccgggagcccccccggccaCCAGCCCCGGCCTGAAGAAGGTGCCGTCCCACGGCAGCGTCTTCCCAGCGGAGCCAGAGCGTCCTCTCCACGTGGCCACCGGCCACGGCTCGCTGCCGGCGCTGGACCTGCACATCGCTGAGGAGCCGGGGGTCCCCCCGCCGGCCTCACGCCCCCCGCTGCCGTGGGGTGCCCGCAGTCCCATCAGCCAGCCCCGTgcctgctgcccttcctccccctcttcctcctcttcacccACCGAGGtggccccggggccgccccggaCGCAGCTCAGGGTCTGTCTCAGCGCCAGCCCCCGCCTGGCCCGcccgcccccccggggcccAGGGGACGCCACCCTTGCTGCCCCCGTGGCCACCGACCCTGGGGAGGGGCTGTCCATGCTGCCAGCCCCCCAAGCAGCCCCCTTCAAGCTGGTGTCCCAGCCACAGACGGTGCAAGTGAGCTCCCAGCCCACCTTCCTCGGGGGGCTGGTGCTGATGTCGGGGACCCCAGCAGCACCGAGGGATGGAACTGGCACCGGTCCCCTCGTGGGGAACTCCTCCAGTGCCAGCTCGGTGGGGCCACAGGGGCCCAGTGAGGCTGCGGATGGCTGCTGCACCCCAGGGACGCCGGAGCATG GGAGCAGCCTGGAGCCGCAGGAGAGCAGCATGGAGGCACCGGCGGTGCTCGAGGAGCTGCCCCCGGGCGCTGCGCCCGGCAAGGGGGCGCATGAGCTCTTTGGCTACGTGGGGATCGAAGCCGTGCTCGACCAGATGAGGGTGAAGACCATGAAGACGGGCTTCGAGTTCAACATCATGGTCGTCG GGCAGAGCGGGCTGGGCAAGTCCACGATGGTGAACACCCTCTTCAAGTCCAAAGTGAGCCGCAAAGCCTCGCAGCCCGGCCAGGAGGAGCGCATCCCCAAGACGGTGCAGCTGCAGTCGGTCACCCACG TCATCGAGGAGAAGGGTGTGAAGATGAAGCTGACGGTGACGGACACGCCGGGCTTCGGGGACCAGATCAACAACGAGAACTG CTGGGACCCCATCATCAAGTACATCAACGAGCAGTACGAGAGGTACCTGCGCGAGGAGATCCTCATCACCCGTAAGAGGAAGATCCCGGACACCAGGGTCCATGGCTGCGTGTACTTCGTCCCCCCCACGGGCCACTG GCTGAGGCCCCTCGATCTGGAGTTCATGCGGAGGCTCAGCAAGATCGTCAACGTGGTGCCGGTGATCGCCAAGGCCGACACGCTCACCCTGGAGGAGCGGGCAGAGTTCAAGCAACGG ATCCAGCAGGACCTGAAGGCCCACGCCATCAGCGTGTACCCGCAGGAGGACTTCGACGAGGACCCCGATGACCGGTTGCTCAACAACGTGATTCGG GAGAAGATCCCGTTCGCCGTGGTGGGGGCGGACCAGGAGCACCAGGTGAACGGCAGGCGGGTGCTGGGCCGCAAGACCAAGTGGGGCATCATTGAAGGTAAGGGCAGCCAGGGGGGACCAGGATGCCAACAGGGGGGCCtcaagggcagcagcacccctgggtgcacCCCTGCCTGCTCTCCCCGTGGCGTGGGGCTGTGCCCGAGGTCCGGTggcccccaccccacccaggACGTCCCCACAGCCCGCTCTGTCTTGCCTTGCAGTGGAGAACCCGACGCACTGCGAGTTCCCCATGCTGCGGGACCTGCTCATTCG GTCCCACCTGCAGGATCTGAAGGACATCACCCACAACGTGCATTACGAGAGCTACCGCGTGCGGCGGCTGAACGAGAGCAACCGGGTGGCGCTGAGCCCCCCCAACGGGCTGCCGGGCAAGGACGAGGACGACAGCAACCTCTGAGCCCTGGGACCCCCAACCCCGTGGCGGTGCCCGTCCCCTGCCCCACCAGTGACTGTGCTGCCCCGTGCCACCTctgggtggctggctggggacGGACCCACGCCCCCCGATGTCACCTTCCCCCATCCCCGGACACCTCATCGGGTGCAGGGGGACACcgtgcacccccccccccccggcccacGCTGGCTCAAGGATGTGAGCAGAGGGGGCTCCCagggtgtccccgtccccaagTCACCCCCCAGCCTCGCCACCGGGCTCCACCAGGATCCCCCGAAGCCTGCTCGGCATTAAAGGTGAAGCCGGAGCCTTCAGCATCCCCCATCGTCATCCtccccccgccaccccctgcCGCGGTGCTGTCCCCAGGGGGCTGTCAGGGCGCGGGTCCCCTCCCCGCTGTCACCCCACCGGCCCAGCCCGGTGACGGCAGCGGGCGCACCCGGACTTTGAGCCGCTTATCGGGCCCCGGCCGTGCCCGCAGGGAGCGGCGGCAGCACCCAGAGGTGTGCGGGCTAcaccctgctgctccccgctgCGTCACCCCTGGCTGGGGACCCCAggccccctgcctccccccggcACGGGGACATTTCCAAGGAACCCTAGGATGTTAG
- the SEPTIN12 gene encoding septin-12 isoform X4 — protein sequence MGLVTAVPSGPGMEVGAVFLGHAWQGSSLEPQESSMEAPAVLEELPPGAAPGKGAHELFGYVGIEAVLDQMRVKTMKTGFEFNIMVVGQSGLGKSTMVNTLFKSKVSRKASQPGQEERIPKTVQLQSVTHVIEEKGVKMKLTVTDTPGFGDQINNENCWDPIIKYINEQYERYLREEILITRKRKIPDTRVHGCVYFVPPTGHWLRPLDLEFMRRLSKIVNVVPVIAKADTLTLEERAEFKQRIQQDLKAHAISVYPQEDFDEDPDDRLLNNVIREKIPFAVVGADQEHQVNGRRVLGRKTKWGIIEVENPTHCEFPMLRDLLIRSHLQDLKDITHNVHYESYRVRRLNESNRVALSPPNGLPGKDEDDSNL from the exons ATGGGGTTGGTCACTGctgtcccctcgggtcctggGATGGAGGTGGGAGCGGTGTTTCTGGGTCACGCTTGGCAGG GGAGCAGCCTGGAGCCGCAGGAGAGCAGCATGGAGGCACCGGCGGTGCTCGAGGAGCTGCCCCCGGGCGCTGCGCCCGGCAAGGGGGCGCATGAGCTCTTTGGCTACGTGGGGATCGAAGCCGTGCTCGACCAGATGAGGGTGAAGACCATGAAGACGGGCTTCGAGTTCAACATCATGGTCGTCG GGCAGAGCGGGCTGGGCAAGTCCACGATGGTGAACACCCTCTTCAAGTCCAAAGTGAGCCGCAAAGCCTCGCAGCCCGGCCAGGAGGAGCGCATCCCCAAGACGGTGCAGCTGCAGTCGGTCACCCACG TCATCGAGGAGAAGGGTGTGAAGATGAAGCTGACGGTGACGGACACGCCGGGCTTCGGGGACCAGATCAACAACGAGAACTG CTGGGACCCCATCATCAAGTACATCAACGAGCAGTACGAGAGGTACCTGCGCGAGGAGATCCTCATCACCCGTAAGAGGAAGATCCCGGACACCAGGGTCCATGGCTGCGTGTACTTCGTCCCCCCCACGGGCCACTG GCTGAGGCCCCTCGATCTGGAGTTCATGCGGAGGCTCAGCAAGATCGTCAACGTGGTGCCGGTGATCGCCAAGGCCGACACGCTCACCCTGGAGGAGCGGGCAGAGTTCAAGCAACGG ATCCAGCAGGACCTGAAGGCCCACGCCATCAGCGTGTACCCGCAGGAGGACTTCGACGAGGACCCCGATGACCGGTTGCTCAACAACGTGATTCGG GAGAAGATCCCGTTCGCCGTGGTGGGGGCGGACCAGGAGCACCAGGTGAACGGCAGGCGGGTGCTGGGCCGCAAGACCAAGTGGGGCATCATTGAAG TGGAGAACCCGACGCACTGCGAGTTCCCCATGCTGCGGGACCTGCTCATTCG GTCCCACCTGCAGGATCTGAAGGACATCACCCACAACGTGCATTACGAGAGCTACCGCGTGCGGCGGCTGAACGAGAGCAACCGGGTGGCGCTGAGCCCCCCCAACGGGCTGCCGGGCAAGGACGAGGACGACAGCAACCTCTGA
- the SEPTIN12 gene encoding septin-12 isoform X2, which yields MARLSVKEHLDGILSDFEALKKSFEAEDTEDVDEVPGSPAASPLPSGAVESHRLLQPSPAPRMGSAPSPSHSPLLRSRLSASLAANRGPGGSGIARVASFQTRPGPGSDGESLRSSSSSLESPAPPRPPGAPPATSPGLKKVPSHGSVFPAEPERPLHVATGHGSLPALDLHIAEEPGVPPPASRPPLPWGARSPISQPRACCPSSPSSSSSPTEVAPGPPRTQLRVCLSASPRLARPPPRGPGDATLAAPVATDPGEGLSMLPAPQAAPFKLVSQPQTVQVSSQPTFLGGLVLMSGTPAAPRDGTGTGPLVGNSSSASSVGPQGPSEAADGCCTPGTPEHGPRGEEEEEEERRRSRGLQPPSCLAPQEPFGPGDQLVEQPHGRSRGSSLEPQESSMEAPAVLEELPPGAAPGKGAHELFGYVGIEAVLDQMRVKTMKTGFEFNIMVVGQSGLGKSTMVNTLFKSKVSRKASQPGQEERIPKTVQLQSVTHVIEEKGVKMKLTVTDTPGFGDQINNENCWDPIIKYINEQYERYLREEILITRKRKIPDTRVHGCVYFVPPTGHWLRPLDLEFMRRLSKIVNVVPVIAKADTLTLEERAEFKQRIQQDLKAHAISVYPQEDFDEDPDDRLLNNVIREKIPFAVVGADQEHQVNGRRVLGRKTKWGIIEVENPTHCEFPMLRDLLIRSHLQDLKDITHNVHYESYRVRRLNESNRVALSPPNGLPGKDEDDSNL from the exons ATGGCCCGGCTCTCGGTCAAGGAGCACCTGGACGGGATCCTCTCCGACTTCGAAG CGCTCAAGAAGTCGTTTGAGGCAGAGGACACGGAGGATGTGGACGAGGTGCCCGGCTCCCCTGCTGCGTCCCCGCTGCCCTCGGGTGCCGTCGAGAGCCACCggttgctgcagcccagccccgcgccccgcaTGGGCAGCGCCCCCAGCCCGTCCCACAGCCCGCTGCTGCGGAGCCGGCTCAGCGCCAGCCTCGCCGCCAACCGGGGCCCCGGCGGCAGCGGCATCGCCCGCGTCGCCTCCTTCCAGACccgcccggggccgggcagcgaCGGCGAGAGCCTGCgcagctcctcctccagcctggagagccccgcgcccccccggccgccgggagcccccccggccaCCAGCCCCGGCCTGAAGAAGGTGCCGTCCCACGGCAGCGTCTTCCCAGCGGAGCCAGAGCGTCCTCTCCACGTGGCCACCGGCCACGGCTCGCTGCCGGCGCTGGACCTGCACATCGCTGAGGAGCCGGGGGTCCCCCCGCCGGCCTCACGCCCCCCGCTGCCGTGGGGTGCCCGCAGTCCCATCAGCCAGCCCCGTgcctgctgcccttcctccccctcttcctcctcttcacccACCGAGGtggccccggggccgccccggaCGCAGCTCAGGGTCTGTCTCAGCGCCAGCCCCCGCCTGGCCCGcccgcccccccggggcccAGGGGACGCCACCCTTGCTGCCCCCGTGGCCACCGACCCTGGGGAGGGGCTGTCCATGCTGCCAGCCCCCCAAGCAGCCCCCTTCAAGCTGGTGTCCCAGCCACAGACGGTGCAAGTGAGCTCCCAGCCCACCTTCCTCGGGGGGCTGGTGCTGATGTCGGGGACCCCAGCAGCACCGAGGGATGGAACTGGCACCGGTCCCCTCGTGGGGAACTCCTCCAGTGCCAGCTCGGTGGGGCCACAGGGGCCCAGTGAGGCTGCGGATGGCTGCTGCACCCCAGGGACGCCGGAGCATG GGCCCCgaggcgaggaggaggaggaggaggagcggagGAGGAGCcgtgggctgcagcctccctcctgccttgcACCCCAGGAGCCATTCGGCCCCGGTGACCAGCTCGTGGAGCAGCCGCACGGCCGGAGCCGAG GGAGCAGCCTGGAGCCGCAGGAGAGCAGCATGGAGGCACCGGCGGTGCTCGAGGAGCTGCCCCCGGGCGCTGCGCCCGGCAAGGGGGCGCATGAGCTCTTTGGCTACGTGGGGATCGAAGCCGTGCTCGACCAGATGAGGGTGAAGACCATGAAGACGGGCTTCGAGTTCAACATCATGGTCGTCG GGCAGAGCGGGCTGGGCAAGTCCACGATGGTGAACACCCTCTTCAAGTCCAAAGTGAGCCGCAAAGCCTCGCAGCCCGGCCAGGAGGAGCGCATCCCCAAGACGGTGCAGCTGCAGTCGGTCACCCACG TCATCGAGGAGAAGGGTGTGAAGATGAAGCTGACGGTGACGGACACGCCGGGCTTCGGGGACCAGATCAACAACGAGAACTG CTGGGACCCCATCATCAAGTACATCAACGAGCAGTACGAGAGGTACCTGCGCGAGGAGATCCTCATCACCCGTAAGAGGAAGATCCCGGACACCAGGGTCCATGGCTGCGTGTACTTCGTCCCCCCCACGGGCCACTG GCTGAGGCCCCTCGATCTGGAGTTCATGCGGAGGCTCAGCAAGATCGTCAACGTGGTGCCGGTGATCGCCAAGGCCGACACGCTCACCCTGGAGGAGCGGGCAGAGTTCAAGCAACGG ATCCAGCAGGACCTGAAGGCCCACGCCATCAGCGTGTACCCGCAGGAGGACTTCGACGAGGACCCCGATGACCGGTTGCTCAACAACGTGATTCGG GAGAAGATCCCGTTCGCCGTGGTGGGGGCGGACCAGGAGCACCAGGTGAACGGCAGGCGGGTGCTGGGCCGCAAGACCAAGTGGGGCATCATTGAAG TGGAGAACCCGACGCACTGCGAGTTCCCCATGCTGCGGGACCTGCTCATTCG GTCCCACCTGCAGGATCTGAAGGACATCACCCACAACGTGCATTACGAGAGCTACCGCGTGCGGCGGCTGAACGAGAGCAACCGGGTGGCGCTGAGCCCCCCCAACGGGCTGCCGGGCAAGGACGAGGACGACAGCAACCTCTGA
- the SEPTIN12 gene encoding septin-12 isoform X5 yields the protein MEAPAVLEELPPGAAPGKGAHELFGYVGIEAVLDQMRVKTMKTGFEFNIMVVGQSGLGKSTMVNTLFKSKVSRKASQPGQEERIPKTVQLQSVTHVIEEKGVKMKLTVTDTPGFGDQINNENCWDPIIKYINEQYERYLREEILITRKRKIPDTRVHGCVYFVPPTGHWLRPLDLEFMRRLSKIVNVVPVIAKADTLTLEERAEFKQRIQQDLKAHAISVYPQEDFDEDPDDRLLNNVIREKIPFAVVGADQEHQVNGRRVLGRKTKWGIIEVENPTHCEFPMLRDLLIRSHLQDLKDITHNVHYESYRVRRLNESNRVALSPPNGLPGKDEDDSNL from the exons ATGGAGGCACCGGCGGTGCTCGAGGAGCTGCCCCCGGGCGCTGCGCCCGGCAAGGGGGCGCATGAGCTCTTTGGCTACGTGGGGATCGAAGCCGTGCTCGACCAGATGAGGGTGAAGACCATGAAGACGGGCTTCGAGTTCAACATCATGGTCGTCG GGCAGAGCGGGCTGGGCAAGTCCACGATGGTGAACACCCTCTTCAAGTCCAAAGTGAGCCGCAAAGCCTCGCAGCCCGGCCAGGAGGAGCGCATCCCCAAGACGGTGCAGCTGCAGTCGGTCACCCACG TCATCGAGGAGAAGGGTGTGAAGATGAAGCTGACGGTGACGGACACGCCGGGCTTCGGGGACCAGATCAACAACGAGAACTG CTGGGACCCCATCATCAAGTACATCAACGAGCAGTACGAGAGGTACCTGCGCGAGGAGATCCTCATCACCCGTAAGAGGAAGATCCCGGACACCAGGGTCCATGGCTGCGTGTACTTCGTCCCCCCCACGGGCCACTG GCTGAGGCCCCTCGATCTGGAGTTCATGCGGAGGCTCAGCAAGATCGTCAACGTGGTGCCGGTGATCGCCAAGGCCGACACGCTCACCCTGGAGGAGCGGGCAGAGTTCAAGCAACGG ATCCAGCAGGACCTGAAGGCCCACGCCATCAGCGTGTACCCGCAGGAGGACTTCGACGAGGACCCCGATGACCGGTTGCTCAACAACGTGATTCGG GAGAAGATCCCGTTCGCCGTGGTGGGGGCGGACCAGGAGCACCAGGTGAACGGCAGGCGGGTGCTGGGCCGCAAGACCAAGTGGGGCATCATTGAAG TGGAGAACCCGACGCACTGCGAGTTCCCCATGCTGCGGGACCTGCTCATTCG GTCCCACCTGCAGGATCTGAAGGACATCACCCACAACGTGCATTACGAGAGCTACCGCGTGCGGCGGCTGAACGAGAGCAACCGGGTGGCGCTGAGCCCCCCCAACGGGCTGCCGGGCAAGGACGAGGACGACAGCAACCTCTGA
- the SEPTIN12 gene encoding septin-12 isoform X3, protein MARLSVKEHLDGILSDFEALKKSFEAEDTEDVDEVPGSPAASPLPSGAVESHRLLQPSPAPRMGSAPSPSHSPLLRSRLSASLAANRGPGGSGIARVASFQTRPGPGSDGESLRSSSSSLESPAPPRPPGAPPATSPGLKKVPSHGSVFPAEPERPLHVATGHGSLPALDLHIAEEPGVPPPASRPPLPWGARSPISQPRACCPSSPSSSSSPTEVAPGPPRTQLRVCLSASPRLARPPPRGPGDATLAAPVATDPGEGLSMLPAPQAAPFKLVSQPQTVQVSSQPTFLGGLVLMSGTPAAPRDGTGTGPLVGNSSSASSVGPQGPSEAADGCCTPGTPEHGSSLEPQESSMEAPAVLEELPPGAAPGKGAHELFGYVGIEAVLDQMRVKTMKTGFEFNIMVVGQSGLGKSTMVNTLFKSKVSRKASQPGQEERIPKTVQLQSVTHVIEEKGVKMKLTVTDTPGFGDQINNENCWDPIIKYINEQYERYLREEILITRKRKIPDTRVHGCVYFVPPTGHWLRPLDLEFMRRLSKIVNVVPVIAKADTLTLEERAEFKQRIQQDLKAHAISVYPQEDFDEDPDDRLLNNVIREKIPFAVVGADQEHQVNGRRVLGRKTKWGIIEVENPTHCEFPMLRDLLIRSHLQDLKDITHNVHYESYRVRRLNESNRVALSPPNGLPGKDEDDSNL, encoded by the exons ATGGCCCGGCTCTCGGTCAAGGAGCACCTGGACGGGATCCTCTCCGACTTCGAAG CGCTCAAGAAGTCGTTTGAGGCAGAGGACACGGAGGATGTGGACGAGGTGCCCGGCTCCCCTGCTGCGTCCCCGCTGCCCTCGGGTGCCGTCGAGAGCCACCggttgctgcagcccagccccgcgccccgcaTGGGCAGCGCCCCCAGCCCGTCCCACAGCCCGCTGCTGCGGAGCCGGCTCAGCGCCAGCCTCGCCGCCAACCGGGGCCCCGGCGGCAGCGGCATCGCCCGCGTCGCCTCCTTCCAGACccgcccggggccgggcagcgaCGGCGAGAGCCTGCgcagctcctcctccagcctggagagccccgcgcccccccggccgccgggagcccccccggccaCCAGCCCCGGCCTGAAGAAGGTGCCGTCCCACGGCAGCGTCTTCCCAGCGGAGCCAGAGCGTCCTCTCCACGTGGCCACCGGCCACGGCTCGCTGCCGGCGCTGGACCTGCACATCGCTGAGGAGCCGGGGGTCCCCCCGCCGGCCTCACGCCCCCCGCTGCCGTGGGGTGCCCGCAGTCCCATCAGCCAGCCCCGTgcctgctgcccttcctccccctcttcctcctcttcacccACCGAGGtggccccggggccgccccggaCGCAGCTCAGGGTCTGTCTCAGCGCCAGCCCCCGCCTGGCCCGcccgcccccccggggcccAGGGGACGCCACCCTTGCTGCCCCCGTGGCCACCGACCCTGGGGAGGGGCTGTCCATGCTGCCAGCCCCCCAAGCAGCCCCCTTCAAGCTGGTGTCCCAGCCACAGACGGTGCAAGTGAGCTCCCAGCCCACCTTCCTCGGGGGGCTGGTGCTGATGTCGGGGACCCCAGCAGCACCGAGGGATGGAACTGGCACCGGTCCCCTCGTGGGGAACTCCTCCAGTGCCAGCTCGGTGGGGCCACAGGGGCCCAGTGAGGCTGCGGATGGCTGCTGCACCCCAGGGACGCCGGAGCATG GGAGCAGCCTGGAGCCGCAGGAGAGCAGCATGGAGGCACCGGCGGTGCTCGAGGAGCTGCCCCCGGGCGCTGCGCCCGGCAAGGGGGCGCATGAGCTCTTTGGCTACGTGGGGATCGAAGCCGTGCTCGACCAGATGAGGGTGAAGACCATGAAGACGGGCTTCGAGTTCAACATCATGGTCGTCG GGCAGAGCGGGCTGGGCAAGTCCACGATGGTGAACACCCTCTTCAAGTCCAAAGTGAGCCGCAAAGCCTCGCAGCCCGGCCAGGAGGAGCGCATCCCCAAGACGGTGCAGCTGCAGTCGGTCACCCACG TCATCGAGGAGAAGGGTGTGAAGATGAAGCTGACGGTGACGGACACGCCGGGCTTCGGGGACCAGATCAACAACGAGAACTG CTGGGACCCCATCATCAAGTACATCAACGAGCAGTACGAGAGGTACCTGCGCGAGGAGATCCTCATCACCCGTAAGAGGAAGATCCCGGACACCAGGGTCCATGGCTGCGTGTACTTCGTCCCCCCCACGGGCCACTG GCTGAGGCCCCTCGATCTGGAGTTCATGCGGAGGCTCAGCAAGATCGTCAACGTGGTGCCGGTGATCGCCAAGGCCGACACGCTCACCCTGGAGGAGCGGGCAGAGTTCAAGCAACGG ATCCAGCAGGACCTGAAGGCCCACGCCATCAGCGTGTACCCGCAGGAGGACTTCGACGAGGACCCCGATGACCGGTTGCTCAACAACGTGATTCGG GAGAAGATCCCGTTCGCCGTGGTGGGGGCGGACCAGGAGCACCAGGTGAACGGCAGGCGGGTGCTGGGCCGCAAGACCAAGTGGGGCATCATTGAAG TGGAGAACCCGACGCACTGCGAGTTCCCCATGCTGCGGGACCTGCTCATTCG GTCCCACCTGCAGGATCTGAAGGACATCACCCACAACGTGCATTACGAGAGCTACCGCGTGCGGCGGCTGAACGAGAGCAACCGGGTGGCGCTGAGCCCCCCCAACGGGCTGCCGGGCAAGGACGAGGACGACAGCAACCTCTGA